One genomic window of Sardina pilchardus chromosome 15, fSarPil1.1, whole genome shotgun sequence includes the following:
- the LOC134102603 gene encoding cadherin-2-like, translating to MDLNGRAMLTLLAVLQVVVQGQTTPPCQSGFSESVYTTVVTETLMEGQPLLKVRFVDCNRGSVKLGTDEPDFRLHTDGTLYATRPFRLDRKQGRQLAVWARDSARKQEWHTHVNLTSQMREILFPWRSVVVAGDGSLSRVKRDWVIPPINVPENSRGQFPEDLVTIRSDRDRNGRLRYSVTGPGADHPPTGIFIINPINGQLSVTKPLDREDISNFHLRAHAVDINGNQIENPIDIVINVIDQNDNRPEFAHQIWNGTVPEGTKPGTTVMTVTAQDKDDPNMPNGMLRYKILSQQPHSPNPNMFTINNKTGAIITVAAGLDREKVAQYTLIIQATDMEGNPTYGLSNTATAIIRIMDINDNPPEFTTDTFFGEVQENREKVIVANLTVSDKDQPNTPAWNAVYRITGGDNSGRFAIITDPVTNEGHVTVVKPIDFETTRSFVLSVLAENESPLPRSVYPPRASTATVSIRVLDVNEGPVFEPNPRTVRQEEGIPAGTTLPAYIAHDPDRYMRQSIRYSKIFDPANWVKIDPMTGHITTIAILDRESPYVRNDHYNVTFLATDNGIPPASGTGTMQILLLDINDNPPRVSPPEVEMCEKADPAGLNISAEDGDLHTNAGPFRFELPTRPIDVRRNWSLAQISGDHAQLVMKQGYMERGVYEVPIIITDSGHMPMSNTSYLRVKVCMCDHHSNCVDMERIMAAGIGTGAIIAILICIIILLVLVLVFVMWLKRRDKERQAKQLLIDPEDDVRDNILKYDEEGGGEEDQDYDLSQLQQPELDHEVIKPMGVRRMDERPLHPEPQYPIRSAAPHPGDIGDFISEGLRAADTDPTAPPYDSLLVFDYEGSGSTAGSLSSLHSSVSGSDQDYDYLSDWGPRFRKLADMYGGYDD from the exons ATGGACCTTAACGGGAGAGCGATGCTGACGCTCCTTGCGGTTCTGCAG gtggttGTCCAGGGTCAGACGACGCCACCATGTCAGAGCGGCTTTAGTGAGAGTGTGTACACCACTGTTGTCACGGAAACGCTGATGGAAGGACAGCCTCTTCTGAAAG TGAGGTTTGTAGACTGCAACAGGGGTTCAGTAAAGCTGGGCACAGATGAGCCCGACTTCAGGCTCCATACGGACGGAACCCTGTACGCCACGCGGCCCTTCCGTCTGGACCGCAAGCAGGGCCGTCAGCTAGCAGTGTGGGCGCGCGACTCAGCCAGGAAGCAGGAGtggcacacacacgtcaacctCACGTCTCag ATGCGGGAGATTCTGTTCCCATGGCGAAGTGTGGTTGTCGCGGGAGACGGCTCGTTGTCgagagtgaagagagactgGGTCATCCCCCCCATCAACGTCCCGGAAAATTCACGAGGACAGTTCCCAGAAGACCTTGTCACG atccgCTCCGACAGGGATCGCAATGGCCGCCTGCGCTACAGCGTGACAGGGCCGGGAGCAGATCACCCCCCCACAGGGATCTTCATCATCAACCCCATCAATGGGCAGCTGTCCGTCACCAAGCCTCTGGACCGCGAGGACATCTCCAACTTTCAC TTGCGAGCACATGCAGTGGACATTAACGGTAACCAGATAGAGAACCCAATTGATATCGTCATCAACGTGATCGACCAGAATGACAACCGACCTGAGTTTGCCCATCAGATCTGGAATGGGACAGTACCGGAGGGGACCAAGCCag gtaccaCTGTGATGACTGTGACAGCCCAGGATAAGGACGACCCGAACATGCCCAATGGGATGCTCCGATACAAGATTCTATCCCAACAGCCCCACAGCCCCAACCCAAACATGTTCACCATCAACAACAAGACTGGAGCCATCATCACCGTAGCTGCAGGCCTGGATAGagag AAAGTGGCCCAGTACACGCTGATCATCCAGGCCACCGACATGGAGGGCAACCCCACGTACGGCCTCTCCAACACGGCCACCGCCATCATCCGAATCATGGACATCAACGACAACCCGCCAGAGTTTACCACAGACAcg TTCTTCGGCGAGGTtcaggagaacagagagaaggtgATCGTGGCCAACCTGACGGTGAGCGATAAGGACCAGCCCAACACACCCGCCTGGAACGCCGTCTACCGCATCACCGGGGGCGACAACTCCGGACGCTTCGCCATCATCACCGATCCCGTCACCAACGAGGGCCACGTGACCgtggtcaag CCCATCGATTTCGAGACCACGCGCTCCTTCGTCCTGTCCGTGCTGGCGGAGAACGAGTCTCCGTTGCCGCGGAGTGTGTATCCGCCCCGCGCGTCCACGGCGACGGTGAGCATCCGCGTGCTGGACGTGAACGAGGGCCCGGTGTTCGAGCCCAACCCCAGGACCGTGCGCCAGGAGGAGGGCATCCCCGCGGGCACCACCCTCCCCGCCTACATCGCCCACGACCCCGACCGATACATGAGGCAGagcatcag gtactCAAAGATCTTTGATCCTGCCAACTGGGTGAAGATTGACCCCATGACTGGCCACATCACCACCATAGCCATACTGGACCGTGAGTCGCCCTATGTCAGGAACGACCACTACAACGTCACCTTCCTGGCAACGGACAATG gcattcCCCCGGCGAGTGGTACAGGCACGATGCAGATCCTTCTGCTGGACATCAACGACAACCCTCCGCGGGTCAGCCCGCCCGAGGTGGAGATGTGCGAGAAGGCCGACCCGGCCGGCCTGAACATCAGCGCCGAGGACGGTGACCTGCACACCAACGCCGGACCCTTCCGCTTCGAGCTGCCCACCCGGCCCATTGACGTGCGCCGCAACTGGTCACTCGCACAGATCAGCG GTGACCATGCGCAGCTGGTAATGAAGCAAGGCTACATGGAGAGGGGTGTGTACGAGGTGCCCATCATCATCACGGACTCGGGACACATGCCCATGTCCAACACGTCATACCTGCGCGTCAAGGTGTGCATGTGCGATCACCATAGCAACTGCGTGGACATGGAGCGCATCATGGCGGCGGGGATCGGAACGGGAGCCATCATAGCCATTCTCATCTGTATCATCATCCTGCTgg tgctggtgctggtgtttgTGATGTGGCTGAAGAGGAGGGATAAGGAGCGGCAGGCCAAGCAGCTGCTCATCGACCCCGAGGACGACGTGCGCGACAACATCCTCAAGTACGACGAGGAGGGCGGCGGAGAAGaggaccag GACTATGACCtgagccagctgcagcagccggAGCTGGACCATGAGGTCATCAAGCCCATGGGCGTCCGGCGGATGGACGAGAGGCCACTACACCCAGAGCCACAGTACCCAATCCGCTCGGCCGCGCCACACCCTGGAGACATCGGAGACTTCATCAGCGAG